The Manduca sexta isolate Smith_Timp_Sample1 unplaced genomic scaffold, JHU_Msex_v1.0 HiC_scaffold_2903, whole genome shotgun sequence genomic sequence taacgaacagcaattcatttttatatatatagattacaagTGCGGCGTCTGCAGGGCCGTAGCTAAGAGGGGGCATTgaggggcaatgccctaccttaaaatgcTAATGCCCTatcttaaaatactaatgccctaccttaataatgaactaaattgtacattacgaTTCAATGaatatatatggagcagcggttttattttacgatttggaagttggtcccatagtaagttATTCGTATTGTGGGGTGAAATACCTTCTTTCGAAATTTAGGGgatttttgttacaatctgtatattagcTTAAAAATTACGTAAGTTCAATTTTTTTGCCTCACTCCCACAAGTTAaggaaaccaaaaatcgattgagcagatcagagctagtaacatttttatttccgccctgcttgtaaaaacagctgccctaccttaaattcaagtctagctacggccctgggcGTCTGTGACTTGGTCTTGTGAGAAACATGATTTCAATGTTATGCATTTTATAAACTTTCAATTGGTTTCAATGttcagtaaaattaatatttgtggttacgataaaaaaaattattgctaTTCTCAACAAAAAGATAAACGTCAATAGAAAAATGTATAGCTTATTCCTAATTCATtccgaatataaaaaatctgcCACAGTTGAAATGTAGGGTTTCTCTCAAATTCGGAAGGATTTTAACGTCAAACAGAGCTTAAGAAAGTTTTGCGTGTAAGAAAATGATCGTAAAagcattttgtataatttgtacaaaGTACCCTTTTCAAAAGAAAAtctattacatatttttgaagagtatgtttttcaaaaattcaatattttgggAGTTTCTAAATACGTTtttagcttttataaaatatacactggCAACACTGTCACTAACAGcaataatgtcaaaataaatttataatgggGGAGTGGAGGTATTATCAACaaacaattttcaattttatgcGTAACACCGCCTAATTAAATTAAAGGCATATACTTCAagtaataggtataataatCGCCTAATATCTGAAAGGGTCTGGATAACTTGAGTTAATTTCTGTGAATTATGGGAAGGACCAAACGTAAACGGTGTGTAGTGAAACCGCGAAATTTTTACCTGAGTGATGATAATGAAGATTCCGTTTTATTGAATACATGGCTTGCAAAAAATGGCCTGCGACGTAATAAAAAGCTAGCATTAGCGGTGTTCGATGATACTGGTCGCGGAGTTATTACAAAAAAGAAGATAAAATGTGGCGAAGAACTTATTACTCTCCcgttaaatttaacaataaatgttAGCACGCTGTTGATGGACAAAGCATTCTGTAGCATATTTTTAGATAACAGCGTAGATTGTTTGCGGGAATACAAGCAAGGAGTGTCGTTTCAGTCATTAATGTCTTTTTATTTGGCATTTTTAAGAGTTCTATCTGTAAATTCAAAATGGCATGTTTACCTGGAAAGTTTGCCTAAAGATTATACAGTGCCATATTTTTGCCATATGAAACTCAATGTAACATAGACACTGACattctctataattataaaacaaaaagatacCATAGAATcatcatacaaaatttttagagatattttaaaaacatcaagCAAAGAAAGCagtgttcatattttaaaatcatttacattGCCATTGTACGAATGGGCCTATTTTACTGTCAATACTAGATGTGTGTATATGGATTTATCAAAagtaatagatttaaaaaacatagaaaatacaatattaaatttaatttgtgataatactaaaatatctttatgtCCATATTTAGATATGATAAACCACAGCCCAGATGCAAGAAATGAGACTAAATTACTAGTTAGTAGAGATATAGAGAACCTAAATATTAAAGACTTGAACGAAGATCTATTTTTAGACATATCATTTTCTATAtacacaaaaaacaattttgatccATATTCTCAAGTGTTTATCTGCTATGGTGATAGTCATAACTTAAAACTGATCACTGAATATGGTTTTACCTACCAGATAATGAGTTAGACtgtgtttcatttaattttgataatattaaatcgtATTTTACAACTAATTCCATAAAACTGTCCCAAGAACAGGCCAATTTCATATCAAACCATAGTCTAAACAAAGATTTGTATATAGATAATAAGGGTCTTAGTTTTAACCTATATGGTCTATTGATggttgtaaagtattattatagaaaagatATGGATGTTAGTAGACTAATATACTCTGCAGCAATATGTTCAAACGATAGAAACCTCAATGAATTGATAATGCCTCTGGTTATGAATAAACTGAAGGAAATTAGcgattcaataaatatattaagaagtACTGAAAATAGATGTGTTATTTTAGATAATTGTATAGCTCTTATGTGTcagtatgtttgtatattggagaaatttattaaatgttaaatgtgtcagctgtttttttttctcatgcTACTCTGTCTGATGCATTTGTAAGAACCAGGTAAGTTTAAAAATCCCGTTCGATTTCAATACTTATTTCTTGAGAGATCAGATATAAACTAATATTGCCTATATGATTAATGGCTGGGCGttggaatattaatttttttaattagcgTAAGGGGTGTTTCACAAGGTAGGTGTGTAGTGTGAAGAGTACCTAAACTCCCATGGTCAGTGTCGAATGTCAGTTACTGCCACTGTCAACGGACTTCTTTCAATATTGCCAGGTTGGGAAAATTCCCGTCTAACTCGGAGTTGCTTTAGCGTTAATTACAGATGAGAGTTGAGTTTATGAAAGCAGAATTACGGAAAAACATTAAATCATTTCAAGTGACTACACCAAGAGTTGtgaaataactaatatttgtcTTTAATCCTAGTTTTCAATATAAtgtgtgaaaaaaatacatagtgtatttaacaacaataaaaatatatttttgataatatcttTAAGCCTAaagataaatgaataatataaatattaacaaattattttaaaacaaatatattatttagatagttTGGTCATGGTGAGGAAGGTAATTCCCAATTCTTTAATTGGGCAACATAATTACTATTTTGTCATTATTGATAACATTTGTCAAATTGTCACCATGGCGGCTGCGCTGCTGTCAAATAGGAGATTCgataaaataattcgaaatcACGCCAAATTTACAAAATCGTATTCAAGTAACAAatctgtaatattaaataagccccaattgaacataatatgtaaacaatGCGCGGCGGCGAGTTACTTCCGGGTGCGTTTTTATGTTGCAGTAGTGATGGAATTTTCttgatttttcttaaatatttaaaagtgttttacTTAATTGCTAAGTTTTATATGGTAAATCTGCTTTTAGTTATATACAACGCAGGCTCCAAGCAATGCTGGGGCTTCAGATCCGGCGAAAAATGTATTGGCAGCAGTGTTGGCAAACAAACCAAAGACAGGAAAAATACCAGTTGGTGAGTCAATGTAGCGATTAATGCTACTTAATATGTCGTTAAATAAATAGGgacttttctgaaaaatatattctttttctttGTTACATAAGTCTTGTTAGCAACTTAACATGCTAATTTTTATCAGtactaaatgtaaataatttgaaattctgATAAGATTCTAATACAGAAAGTCATATGTAAATATACacgaaatttaataatacatacatttgaCAAAGAtgtcgaaaaaaatattgtcatgatGAAATATTGATATGATAAAAAGATGTTGCAATAtgctgaaatatttaaatgaaaaaagcaTAATAAACATGTGGCAGATGAATGTCTTACCATTGGCTGTTCTGCACGGTCCATGGTCTCCactgtaaagaaaataaaaaggagtaaaaaaagtaataaatgagaTTTATGGACTGAGAATCAAGCATAatcattactaaaaaaaatacagtaaaatgatatttattatttaaaatagttacaattaaacactttttataaaaatattagacacCTAACacatgtacattttttttcatcagTATAGAtgttaattcataaaattatgtcaatGAAATTTAGAAACATACTAATAccctatatttctttaaaatattcatgtagaaatatatacaaattgcTAATTTTTGTTGCcattgtcattttaatttttatatcatctataattattttgctgAATCTACTGTTCATACACACATTATACTTaatgtatgaaattataaaatgtatgtatattaaaaatcattttttgatataggatgtgtgttttttgtcaaaatttttaagtttttttttggaacATTACCCTatgcacaaattattttttattacagcacTAAAAATCCCAATTGGCAGTTAGTCAAGATCAGTAGATATCACAATTGCTTGTTTATTgaactatgttttatttcatcttGTTTTGTTACTAATACTTGGTTGGAATGCAGTCTTCATTCCCCTTTCCGCACATTTCCCTCCTGCTTGCCCGCTAACACCTTCCTCTATATGTCCTGTGACTGGTCCTAAAATGTCCCATTCTCTTCCTAGGAATCCAAAAAAGAGACTGTTTTCACCCAGGTGCCTCTGTTTTGTCTCGTGAAGATATAAATTTGGGTGATGAAGCCAGTGACGGGGACGGATATGGTACGGGGGATGCTGGAGTATGTGTGGCCCAAGGTGAGTACTTCTCATTTATTCAGTtgcattttaacaattttttaaatcaatcaaTACATTGTCTGGTTTgaaacaggtcggcataattgcaTTGACTGATGAcacactccatttaccattatGTGGAGTGGTGTCACATTGCTgccttgtataaaaaaaaggatgaatattttttagaaacaaGGAAATGTAGAAtatcatttaaatgtaatagggtaatattttaaatttgtcacAATCATTGATACGGATGTCCATAAAGTGTGATTGA encodes the following:
- the LOC119192546 gene encoding LOW QUALITY PROTEIN: SET domain-containing protein 4-like (The sequence of the model RefSeq protein was modified relative to this genomic sequence to represent the inferred CDS: inserted 1 base in 1 codon; substituted 1 base at 1 genomic stop codon) encodes the protein MGRTKRKRCVVKPRNFYLSDDNEDSVLLNTWLAKNGLRRNKKLALAVFDDTGRGVITKKKIKCGEELITLPLNLTINVSTLLMDKAFCSIFLDNSVDCLREYKQGVSFQSLMSFYLAFLRVLSVNSKWHVYLESLPKDYTVPYFCHMKLNVTXTLTFSIIIKQKDTIESSYKIFRDILKTSSKESSVHILKSFTLPLYEWAYFTVNTRCVYMDLSKVIDLKNIENTILNLICDNTKISLCPYLDMINHSPDARNETKLLVSRDIENLNIKDLNEDLFLDISFSIYTKNNFDPYSQVFICYGDSHNLKLITEYGFXLPDNELDCVSFNFDNIKSYFTTNSIKLSQEQANFISNHSLNKDLYIDNKGLSFNLYGLLMVVKYYYRKDMDVSRLIYSAAICSNDRNLNELIMPLVMNKLKEISDSINILRSTENRCVILDNCIALMCQYVCILEKFIKC
- the LOC119192545 gene encoding uncharacterized protein LOC119192545 isoform X1, translating into MAAALLSNRRFDKIIRNHAKFTKSYSSNKSVILNKPQLNIICKQCAAASYFRLYTTQAPSNAGASDPAKNVLAAVLANKPKTGKIPVGASVLSREDINLGDEASDGDGYGTGDAGVCVAQGQ